From the Armatimonadota bacterium genome, one window contains:
- a CDS encoding cytochrome c oxidase subunit 3 family protein has protein sequence MANHAAEREAVVYEQYETISQQQETYIVGMWTFVVTEIMFFGAMFLAYTLYRSQYSEVWAAMSDHLDFVLGGINTTVLLVSSFFIAMAVHKAQLGKTRAQINYLVGTIGCAVIFLVIKYFEYSDKISHGLLPNWSYVGLPGVELGPSKIFMSLYFSMTGLHGLHVLLGIVAMVWLIILIKRKSEVITDYIPTEMFGLYWHFVDLVWIFLYPLYYLIPLGGK, from the coding sequence ATGGCCAACCACGCAGCCGAGCGCGAAGCTGTCGTCTACGAACAGTACGAGACGATCAGCCAGCAGCAGGAGACGTACATCGTCGGCATGTGGACGTTCGTCGTCACGGAGATCATGTTCTTCGGCGCGATGTTCCTCGCGTATACGCTCTACAGGTCGCAGTACTCCGAAGTGTGGGCTGCCATGTCCGACCACCTGGACTTCGTTCTTGGCGGCATCAACACCACGGTGCTGCTGGTGAGCTCGTTCTTCATCGCCATGGCCGTGCACAAGGCGCAGCTCGGCAAGACGCGGGCTCAGATCAACTACCTGGTCGGCACCATCGGGTGCGCGGTGATCTTTCTCGTCATCAAGTACTTTGAGTACAGCGACAAGATCTCGCACGGGCTATTGCCGAACTGGTCCTACGTTGGGCTCCCCGGAGTCGAGTTAGGACCGAGCAAGATATTCATGAGCCTGTACTTCTCGATGACCGGCCTGCACGGCCTCCACGTATTGCTCGGGATCGTCGCGATGGTGTGGCTCATCATCTTGATCAAGCGCAAGTCGGAAGTTATCACCGATTACATACCGACGGAGATGTTCGGGCTTTACTGGCACTTCGTCGACCTCGTCTGGATATTCCTGTACCCGCTGTACTATCTAATACCGCTAGGTGGCAAATGA